The Novipirellula caenicola genome includes a region encoding these proteins:
- the nadD gene encoding nicotinate (nicotinamide) nucleotide adenylyltransferase, translating into MRIGLFGGSFDPVHVGHLWIAEAARETLALDQVRWIPTATSPLKPAGAVASNKDRLEMLKQALVDNPYYELDDREIRRGAVSYTVDTVAELVQEMPDSQFFMIIGSDSLASFPLWRQPQRLLGLITPAVVQRGGEEAIDFSVLEGLVERDRIAEIASHVIAMPVIELSSSELRERVQQGRSIRYRTPRAVERVIRQRGLYRSPPIANATD; encoded by the coding sequence ATGAGAATTGGACTTTTCGGCGGATCGTTTGACCCCGTCCACGTGGGGCATTTGTGGATTGCCGAGGCAGCTCGCGAAACCCTTGCACTGGATCAAGTTCGCTGGATTCCCACTGCAACGTCGCCGTTAAAGCCGGCCGGAGCGGTCGCGTCAAACAAGGATCGGCTGGAGATGTTAAAGCAGGCTCTCGTCGATAACCCGTACTATGAATTGGACGACCGCGAGATCCGTCGAGGAGCGGTCAGCTATACCGTAGACACGGTCGCAGAATTGGTCCAAGAAATGCCCGACTCTCAGTTTTTTATGATCATCGGCAGCGACTCTTTGGCCTCATTCCCGCTTTGGCGTCAACCGCAGCGGTTGCTTGGGTTGATCACGCCGGCGGTGGTCCAGCGGGGCGGCGAAGAGGCGATTGATTTTTCAGTGCTCGAAGGTTTGGTCGAGCGCGACCGAATCGCTGAGATTGCGTCCCACGTGATCGCGATGCCGGTCATCGAACTTTCCAGCAGCGAACTTCGCGAACGCGTGCAGCAGGGGCGAAGCATTCGGTACCGCACCCCACGTGCGGTCGAACGGGTGATTCGCCAGCGTGGCTTGTATCGCAGTCCCCCGATCGCTAATGCGACCGATTGA
- a CDS encoding P-II family nitrogen regulator, with protein MKKVEAIVRHFKLEDVKNALTDHGVHGMTVSEVRGFGRQKGHTEIYRGTEYAIDFVPKVKIEVICTDENLQMVVDTILQTAQTGQIGDGKIFVTNLEESIRIRTGERGEDAL; from the coding sequence GTGAAGAAAGTCGAAGCCATCGTCCGTCATTTCAAGTTAGAGGACGTCAAAAACGCCTTAACCGATCATGGTGTGCACGGCATGACCGTTAGCGAGGTGCGTGGATTTGGACGGCAAAAAGGTCACACCGAGATCTATCGTGGGACCGAGTACGCCATCGATTTCGTACCAAAAGTAAAGATTGAAGTGATTTGCACCGACGAGAACCTGCAAATGGTTGTCGATACGATCTTGCAAACCGCCCAGACGGGGCAGATTGGTGACGGAAAGATTTTTGTGACCAATCTCGAAGAATCGATTCGTATTCGTACCGGCGAACGCGGCGAAGACGCGCTGTAG
- a CDS encoding DUF1501 domain-containing protein, with product MEIHSTCDGMKRRDMLKVGALSLGGFTLANYMRMASAGQVESGRADRAIFIELNGGPSHIDTFDPKPNAPDTVRGTFKPIATNVPGIQISEHLPKLASCADKYAILRGVSHTLAAHQLGREYVNTGSKPIPSLDYPSYGAVLSKESPSQGDIPSQVAVPRSGHGPGFLGIRYAALETNATPQFGRPFSVRGISLAGGIGVDEVNRRQELLKKLDRRFAHLEKNDQLLEGLDKFGEQAYSMITSSRAREAFDISKEPESFAKQFGEESFGQSCLLALRLVESGVRLVNVQLGGWDTHQDNFTKLKENNLPKLDAGLSGLLIGLEQRGLLERTAVFVTGEFGRTPKINQRSAEGGRDHYPRCMFMLMAGGAVRGGQVIGESDDTASGPRHEAITPDDVAASFYHNLGIDPTLEYDSSTGRPITLVRNGTIIEKLFS from the coding sequence ATGGAAATTCATTCAACGTGTGATGGCATGAAACGTCGTGACATGCTCAAAGTGGGTGCGCTTTCACTCGGCGGCTTTACGCTGGCAAACTACATGCGGATGGCCAGTGCGGGGCAAGTGGAATCGGGCCGTGCCGATCGCGCCATCTTTATCGAATTAAACGGCGGTCCATCGCATATCGATACCTTCGATCCCAAACCCAATGCTCCGGATACGGTTCGCGGAACGTTCAAACCGATCGCAACCAATGTGCCTGGTATCCAAATTTCGGAACACCTGCCGAAGTTGGCCAGTTGCGCCGACAAGTACGCGATCCTTCGCGGCGTCAGCCACACCTTGGCCGCTCACCAACTCGGACGCGAGTACGTGAACACAGGAAGCAAGCCGATTCCATCGCTGGATTATCCAAGCTATGGTGCGGTGCTGAGCAAAGAGAGTCCGTCGCAGGGTGATATTCCGAGCCAGGTTGCGGTGCCTCGCAGCGGTCATGGCCCTGGATTCCTGGGGATTCGCTACGCGGCACTGGAAACCAATGCGACACCACAGTTCGGTAGACCTTTCTCGGTGCGTGGCATTTCGCTTGCCGGAGGGATCGGAGTCGACGAAGTGAATCGTCGCCAAGAATTGCTGAAAAAACTCGATCGTCGATTCGCCCATCTGGAAAAGAACGACCAGCTGCTCGAAGGCTTGGACAAGTTCGGCGAACAAGCGTATTCGATGATCACGTCATCGCGGGCGCGAGAAGCGTTCGATATCAGCAAGGAACCCGAAAGTTTTGCCAAACAGTTTGGTGAAGAATCATTCGGGCAAAGCTGCCTGCTCGCCTTGCGATTGGTGGAATCGGGCGTACGGTTGGTGAACGTCCAACTCGGCGGCTGGGACACTCACCAAGACAACTTTACCAAGCTAAAGGAGAACAACCTGCCCAAGCTCGACGCGGGGCTTAGCGGGCTGCTCATTGGCTTGGAACAACGCGGACTACTCGAGCGAACTGCGGTCTTCGTGACGGGCGAGTTTGGCCGCACCCCGAAGATCAACCAACGAAGTGCCGAAGGCGGCCGCGATCACTATCCACGATGCATGTTCATGCTAATGGCCGGTGGTGCCGTCCGTGGCGGCCAAGTCATTGGCGAAAGCGATGACACCGCCTCGGGACCACGTCACGAAGCGATCACGCCCGATGACGTGGCAGCCAGCTTCTATCACAATCTGGGGATTGATCCGACGCTCGAATACGACTCCAGCACGGGTCGTCCGATCACGCTGGTTCGCAACGGAACCATCATCGAGAAGCTGTTCTCGTAG
- a CDS encoding cob(I)yrinic acid a,c-diamide adenosyltransferase, with product MKIYTRTGDAGSTGLFGGPRVAKDDDRIEAYGTVDELNAALGLVRSAGVSSTMDSQLCQIQHALFSIGAELATPNPDEHGMRIIDDVHVKQLEGWIDEHESVLPPLKNFILPAGVAAATHLHLARSICRRAERRVVTLVRRHEASVSEELIVYLNRLSDLLFVLSRVANFDAGVEDDPWQRPQGS from the coding sequence ATGAAAATTTACACACGCACGGGCGATGCGGGCAGCACGGGGCTGTTTGGCGGACCGCGAGTCGCCAAGGATGACGATCGGATCGAAGCCTATGGAACGGTCGATGAACTCAACGCCGCGCTCGGCTTGGTCCGTTCGGCTGGCGTTTCCTCCACGATGGATTCGCAATTGTGCCAGATCCAGCACGCGTTGTTTTCGATCGGAGCGGAATTGGCGACGCCAAACCCCGACGAACATGGGATGCGGATCATTGACGACGTGCACGTCAAACAGTTAGAGGGGTGGATTGACGAGCATGAGTCGGTGTTGCCGCCGCTAAAAAATTTCATCCTGCCGGCCGGCGTCGCCGCGGCGACGCATTTGCATTTGGCTCGTTCGATTTGCCGCCGTGCTGAGCGACGCGTGGTCACCCTGGTTCGCCGCCACGAAGCCAGTGTGTCAGAGGAGCTGATCGTTTATTTGAATCGTTTGAGCGACTTGTTGTTTGTCCTTTCTCGGGTCGCCAATTTTGACGCGGGTGTCGAGGACGACCCTTGGCAGCGACCTCAGGGGAGCTGA
- a CDS encoding NAD(P)H-dependent oxidoreductase, which translates to MFLVISSSLHPTSRSRILARAAVEQLQQTGREATLFDLVIKNLPACDGASAYADANVKELADLIHQAEAVLVASPVYNYDVNAALKNAVELTGRAWTGKVVSLMLAAGGQGSYMSAMGLANSLMLDFRCLIVPRFIYATGDAFEGDGLADEEIQQRVTTLVSETTKLADAVNRSH; encoded by the coding sequence ATGTTTCTCGTCATCAGCTCAAGCCTGCATCCCACCAGCCGAAGTCGTATCCTTGCTCGCGCGGCGGTCGAACAACTTCAGCAAACCGGACGCGAAGCCACGCTTTTCGATCTTGTGATCAAAAATCTTCCTGCATGCGACGGTGCCTCGGCGTATGCGGACGCGAACGTCAAAGAATTGGCGGACTTGATCCACCAAGCCGAAGCCGTCCTGGTTGCATCGCCGGTGTACAACTATGACGTCAATGCCGCGCTGAAGAACGCGGTAGAGCTGACCGGGCGGGCATGGACCGGCAAGGTCGTCAGTTTGATGTTGGCGGCCGGCGGCCAAGGAAGCTACATGTCAGCGATGGGATTGGCGAACAGCTTGATGCTCGATTTTCGCTGCCTGATCGTGCCGCGGTTCATCTACGCCACGGGCGACGCCTTTGAAGGCGATGGATTGGCCGACGAAGAAATCCAACAACGTGTCACCACGCTGGTTAGCGAAACCACCAAGCTTGCCGACGCGGTCAATCGGTCGCATTAG
- a CDS encoding bis(5'-nucleosyl)-tetraphosphatase, which produces MKVSPDGGVRAAGILLMQKGPSRQFLLMRHPTRWDLPKGHCEAGETFRDTALRETQEETGIDPADIEIDPDFCFEIRYPVSYKKTGSQVFEKTVQYFLGYLADKPKLVLTEHDSAEWFDWNPPHAIQAQTIDPLLEAVATHFDNQQ; this is translated from the coding sequence ATGAAAGTATCCCCCGACGGCGGCGTCCGTGCCGCTGGAATCTTACTCATGCAAAAAGGGCCTTCGCGTCAATTTTTGTTGATGCGGCATCCGACGCGATGGGACCTGCCCAAAGGCCACTGCGAAGCGGGAGAAACATTTCGAGACACCGCACTTCGCGAAACTCAGGAAGAAACCGGCATTGATCCGGCGGACATCGAAATCGATCCCGACTTCTGCTTCGAAATACGCTATCCGGTTTCCTACAAAAAAACAGGCTCGCAAGTCTTCGAAAAAACAGTGCAATATTTCTTGGGATACCTGGCCGACAAGCCGAAGCTCGTCCTGACCGAGCATGATTCGGCAGAATGGTTCGACTGGAATCCTCCTCACGCGATCCAGGCTCAAACGATTGATCCGCTGTTGGAGGCCGTCGCCACGCATTTTGACAACCAACAATGA
- a CDS encoding transglutaminase domain-containing protein produces MRTCKTGWIAGGLLVATLLGGCDVPERVPLVPPPDLYRASDEPGQSDPQASGETVAREENLKSEDRKFPGDFEAWDAYFVGDTHVGYSHITVVGGEDADRSDAKKQHVDLNIEDCLLINRGPASAFVQRHSHQSSETIDGQLLHYKSHLSVGPIITTCEGTVDESGLNVVKTRGAAVSTHRFAWSDEHRGLLAVEESIRRSPLRIGQKRTFQTVSPIQPLATTVRLHCVAKATVPLIDGKPHELLEIDVETDLGEDRKSYHVIWAEPDGTIRRALYPASNLVTYRTDKEVAVKDIESQQAAIAIASILTNSTLERPSETKRVGFKLVRTALPIDEEKSTIQPQPNQFVRKLDDASVLVLVSRLGETPRNGFQQGSFLVTDADQKPNAIIDSAETMVRRIAQASGGSGKLGERELAIELARSANRLTQLKSSSDTFQRASEVARNAQGDSTAYAVLLAALLRAKAIPSRVAFGFRYQETPTPRMVYHAWTLAFVDGDWLSLDATTGGIAAADRLTVTTSDLSNQDIGEVMMPVLDFLGAYEIEIVTSATRY; encoded by the coding sequence TTGCGAACGTGCAAAACAGGCTGGATTGCCGGTGGGTTGCTGGTCGCGACACTGCTTGGCGGTTGTGATGTTCCCGAGCGGGTGCCATTGGTTCCGCCGCCGGATCTGTATCGTGCCAGCGACGAACCCGGTCAATCCGACCCGCAAGCCTCGGGTGAAACGGTCGCCCGTGAAGAAAATTTGAAGTCAGAGGACCGCAAGTTTCCCGGTGATTTCGAAGCCTGGGACGCCTATTTTGTTGGCGACACCCACGTCGGTTACAGTCACATCACCGTGGTCGGCGGCGAGGATGCGGACCGAAGCGACGCAAAAAAACAGCATGTCGATCTGAACATCGAAGATTGTTTGTTAATCAATCGAGGGCCCGCATCCGCCTTTGTTCAACGCCATTCGCATCAATCGAGCGAGACGATCGATGGGCAATTACTGCACTACAAAAGCCATCTGAGCGTCGGTCCAATCATCACGACGTGCGAAGGGACGGTGGACGAATCGGGACTCAACGTCGTCAAAACGCGAGGGGCTGCGGTGAGCACGCACCGATTCGCTTGGAGCGACGAGCATCGTGGGCTATTGGCGGTGGAAGAGTCGATTCGTCGCTCGCCACTTCGCATCGGCCAAAAGCGAACGTTCCAAACCGTTTCTCCGATTCAGCCGCTCGCTACCACCGTTCGGCTACACTGCGTTGCCAAGGCCACGGTGCCGCTGATCGATGGAAAACCCCATGAATTGCTGGAAATTGATGTGGAAACGGATCTCGGCGAGGATCGGAAAAGTTATCACGTGATTTGGGCCGAGCCGGATGGGACGATACGTCGCGCGCTGTATCCAGCGTCGAATTTGGTCACCTACCGCACGGACAAGGAAGTGGCGGTCAAGGACATCGAGTCGCAGCAGGCTGCGATTGCGATCGCATCCATCCTTACCAACAGTACGCTAGAGCGGCCCAGTGAGACAAAGCGAGTGGGGTTCAAGTTGGTCCGGACCGCATTGCCAATTGACGAAGAAAAGTCGACCATCCAGCCGCAGCCGAATCAATTTGTACGGAAATTGGACGATGCATCGGTGTTGGTTCTCGTTTCAAGGTTAGGTGAAACGCCTCGCAACGGTTTTCAGCAAGGAAGTTTCTTGGTAACCGATGCAGATCAAAAGCCCAATGCGATCATCGATTCGGCAGAAACCATGGTGCGTCGAATCGCCCAGGCGTCCGGAGGCTCTGGAAAACTCGGTGAACGTGAACTTGCGATTGAGTTGGCGCGATCGGCAAACCGGTTGACTCAGTTGAAATCATCCTCGGATACCTTCCAGCGTGCTTCGGAAGTCGCTCGAAACGCGCAAGGCGACTCGACCGCCTATGCGGTATTGTTGGCCGCGCTGCTTCGCGCCAAAGCGATCCCTTCACGCGTTGCATTCGGCTTCCGATATCAAGAAACACCGACGCCTCGGATGGTGTACCACGCTTGGACGCTTGCGTTTGTCGATGGAGATTGGTTGTCACTTGATGCGACCACCGGAGGCATCGCTGCGGCGGATCGTTTGACGGTGACCACCAGTGATCTTAGCAATCAGGACATCGGCGAAGTGATGATGCCCGTGCTGGATTTTCTCGGGGCCTACGAAATCGAGATCGTCACCTCGGCGACGCGTTATTAG
- the glnD gene encoding [protein-PII] uridylyltransferase, translating to MAASTSLRPVVIRCRQRLREGRAKAQIQHESGSQGILVSARLADLYDDIVLDVWSDAIEQCEDDRAVSGLALVAHGGFGRRDLAPYSDADLMLLTTRGSEHLANSVAANLTRDLVDAGIVVGFSIRLISEACMLAWQDPVVFTSLTESRLLSGSLQVYSKYFNALRQGAMRRQKRLIHDCVAARREERRKWGETNYLLRPNVKRSRGGLRDIQLIRWIGFARYGETDLEKLVKLGGLPEEDYRVLRKAAEFMLRVRNEIHFREKKSQDVLDRPMQMEIASAWNYPGEEGKLPVEQFMQDYFENTRAVRYASGFFADDALARPLVYHLLEKVFSRTISENIRLGPTHIWVPSAHLETFASSLPDVLRLMFLANQHGRRITHQTWQAIRLAMQERPASVPDADSIGAFLSLLSRPGRLAELLRRLHELKIIEQFIPAFERTRGLLQFNAYHKFTVDVHCIRSVEAATDLQDQPTAMGRRYRRLKDKGLLHLALLIHDIGKGYEEDHCIVGARIALETAERLGLDRASTETLHWLVLKHLLVNVIAFRHDLSDPQIVLSFAAEVGSIRRLELLIVHAVADLQAVGPDVLTDWKLNLIEELYIRTRRYFDTGNLPGSEDDPEIDLIRAEVQKRLTDNGAPASCFELLETMPLSLVTRSEPEQLAQQLCDVAAKLSSNSESICLACFDPVFSAMRYTVVRREPQQSIGTFARATGAFTTAGLSILRAQVETVGEDLAWDDFWVSDPLYPECPPKDRIEQLQSRVCKLLDSPDKPLPNHPRKWSSQNSEGDQVNVLPTKVTFDNDTVDRFTIVSLFAYDEVGLLYRVAATFAEMDVVLHFAKIDTHLDQVADVFYVSDRNGDKIFDPERMSRIENALLGTTHE from the coding sequence ATGGCTGCAAGCACTTCATTACGTCCCGTTGTCATCCGCTGTCGCCAACGTCTTCGCGAAGGACGGGCGAAGGCTCAAATCCAACACGAATCGGGGTCTCAAGGGATCCTCGTTTCCGCCCGACTTGCCGACCTGTACGATGATATCGTGCTCGACGTGTGGAGTGACGCGATCGAACAGTGCGAGGACGATCGCGCCGTCAGCGGGCTTGCGCTGGTGGCGCACGGCGGGTTCGGACGCCGTGACTTAGCTCCCTATTCCGACGCCGATCTGATGTTGTTGACGACCCGAGGATCGGAGCATCTCGCCAACAGCGTCGCGGCGAATTTAACGCGAGATCTTGTTGACGCTGGGATCGTCGTGGGCTTTTCGATCCGACTGATTAGCGAAGCCTGTATGTTGGCATGGCAGGATCCGGTCGTGTTCACGTCGTTGACCGAGTCGCGGTTGTTGTCCGGCAGTTTGCAGGTCTATAGCAAGTATTTCAACGCCCTGCGTCAAGGAGCAATGCGGCGTCAAAAGCGGTTGATCCACGATTGCGTCGCAGCGCGGCGTGAGGAGCGACGTAAGTGGGGCGAAACCAACTATCTGCTGCGTCCCAACGTCAAACGCTCGCGAGGCGGTTTGCGTGACATTCAATTGATTCGCTGGATCGGGTTTGCTCGCTATGGCGAAACCGATCTCGAAAAATTGGTCAAACTCGGTGGATTGCCCGAAGAGGATTATCGGGTGCTGCGGAAAGCAGCGGAGTTCATGCTGCGTGTTCGCAACGAAATCCATTTCCGCGAAAAGAAGAGCCAGGACGTTTTGGATCGTCCGATGCAAATGGAAATTGCCAGTGCATGGAACTATCCCGGCGAAGAGGGAAAGTTACCGGTCGAGCAGTTCATGCAGGACTACTTCGAAAATACCCGGGCGGTGCGGTACGCATCGGGGTTCTTTGCCGATGATGCACTCGCGCGTCCGCTGGTCTACCACCTGCTGGAAAAAGTCTTCTCTCGCACGATCTCTGAAAACATTCGACTCGGTCCCACCCATATCTGGGTTCCCAGTGCTCATTTGGAAACGTTTGCATCCAGTTTGCCGGATGTGCTGCGGTTGATGTTTTTGGCAAACCAGCATGGTCGCCGGATCACGCATCAAACGTGGCAAGCGATCCGCTTGGCGATGCAAGAGCGTCCGGCTTCGGTTCCCGATGCGGATTCGATTGGTGCGTTCTTGTCGCTGCTCAGCCGGCCTGGGAGGTTGGCGGAATTGCTGCGGCGGCTGCATGAATTGAAGATCATTGAACAGTTCATTCCCGCATTCGAACGGACACGCGGATTGTTGCAGTTCAATGCCTATCACAAGTTCACCGTGGATGTGCATTGCATTCGTTCGGTCGAAGCGGCGACCGATTTGCAAGATCAACCCACCGCGATGGGACGACGCTATCGGCGACTCAAAGACAAAGGGTTGCTGCACTTGGCGCTGCTGATACACGATATCGGCAAAGGCTACGAAGAGGATCATTGCATCGTCGGGGCACGCATCGCGCTGGAAACCGCCGAGCGTTTAGGGCTAGATCGGGCGTCCACCGAAACGCTTCACTGGTTGGTGTTAAAACATTTGCTGGTCAATGTCATCGCGTTTCGTCATGACCTCAGCGACCCCCAAATCGTGCTCTCCTTTGCGGCCGAGGTGGGTTCGATCCGGCGACTCGAACTGTTGATCGTGCATGCGGTGGCGGATCTGCAAGCGGTCGGACCCGACGTGTTGACCGATTGGAAATTGAATCTTATCGAAGAGTTGTACATTCGCACGCGGCGTTACTTTGACACCGGCAATCTGCCCGGCAGCGAGGATGATCCCGAGATCGATTTGATCCGCGCCGAGGTGCAAAAACGTCTCACGGACAATGGGGCACCGGCTAGTTGTTTTGAGTTGCTCGAAACGATGCCGCTATCGCTGGTCACTCGTAGCGAGCCCGAACAGCTGGCCCAACAATTGTGTGACGTTGCTGCCAAACTCAGCTCGAACAGTGAGTCGATTTGTCTGGCTTGTTTTGATCCGGTCTTTTCAGCGATGCGGTACACCGTCGTGCGACGTGAACCGCAGCAGTCAATCGGCACGTTCGCGCGTGCCACCGGAGCGTTCACCACCGCCGGGCTTTCCATTTTGCGTGCTCAGGTGGAAACCGTGGGTGAGGATCTGGCCTGGGATGATTTTTGGGTCTCCGATCCGCTCTATCCTGAATGCCCGCCTAAGGATCGTATCGAACAATTGCAATCGCGTGTCTGCAAACTGCTTGATTCTCCCGACAAACCGCTGCCGAATCATCCGCGGAAATGGTCCAGCCAAAACAGCGAAGGGGACCAAGTCAACGTGTTGCCTACCAAGGTGACGTTTGACAACGACACCGTTGATCGTTTTACGATCGTGTCATTGTTCGCGTACGACGAAGTGGGATTGCTGTACCGTGTCGCAGCGACGTTTGCCGAAATGGATGTCGTGTTGCACTTTGCAAAAATTGATACGCATCTGGATCAAGTCGCCGACGTGTTTTATGTCTCGGATCGAAATGGTGACAAGATTTTCGACCCTGAACGAATGAGCCGGATCGAAAACGCCCTGCTCGGCACGACTCACGAGTGA